In the genome of Verrucomicrobiota bacterium, one region contains:
- a CDS encoding SDR family oxidoreductase, whose product MTPLTIFITGANRGIGLGLSQRFLEEGHHVISTYRAKSDTTELFNLAKKYHTLKTVLLDITNQESIENVLPNIRSVDILINNAAIFSRSDRANTPFQKLSIDTFSDVFKTNLEGTARVTQALLPNLRLSHRPVIINISSGAGSISVKDNNFYYCYSVSKAGLNMLTRALSSELIKMNITTVAFSPGWVQTEMGGDDAEISVEECSRTLAKSILSITSEDNGRFYGRLGRSDPYPW is encoded by the coding sequence ATGACACCACTTACCATTTTTATTACAGGAGCAAATAGGGGTATAGGGCTTGGTCTTTCCCAAAGGTTCTTAGAAGAAGGTCACCATGTTATTAGCACTTATAGAGCAAAATCAGATACAACTGAACTCTTCAATCTGGCTAAAAAATACCATACCCTGAAGACAGTGCTGCTTGATATTACCAACCAAGAATCAATAGAAAACGTCTTACCGAACATTCGTTCGGTAGATATTCTCATTAACAACGCTGCCATTTTTTCTAGGTCAGATCGAGCCAATACGCCGTTCCAAAAATTGTCTATCGATACTTTTTCTGATGTCTTTAAGACAAATCTAGAAGGCACTGCTAGAGTAACTCAAGCGTTACTTCCCAACTTAAGGCTTAGCCACAGACCCGTTATTATTAATATCTCATCCGGAGCTGGCTCTATCAGTGTCAAAGATAATAATTTTTATTACTGTTATTCGGTTTCCAAAGCGGGACTCAATATGCTTACTCGCGCCCTTTCATCAGAACTGATTAAAATGAATATTACCACAGTTGCTTTTAGCCCAGGCTGGGTGCAAACAGAGATGGGCGGCGATGATGCTGAAATAAGTGTCGAGGAATGTTCTAGAACCCTAGCCAAAAGCATCTTGTCCATCACCTCAGAGGATAATGGAAGATTCTATGGTCGGCTTGGTAGATCTGACCCGTACCCCTGGTAA